One Carassius auratus strain Wakin chromosome 4, ASM336829v1, whole genome shotgun sequence DNA segment encodes these proteins:
- the LOC113061031 gene encoding zona pellucida sperm-binding protein 3-like isoform X1 — protein sequence MGPLQCVLVLVVLVVFDLKNAFGSLSSSQSPKSKKHQSYPASRVTVSSQVLGNTLQKASLFQSLDYRGFAQEPLGLQEKQVLQGPVKPLDWRFPIVPEVPSEMAVDFHLRQPVTPSSVAIQCGENRIHVEVQQDLFSNGELIQPSGLTLGGCPVVSLVPGSKVLFFENELQDCNSVLMMTKDELVYTFALTYTPEAFAGTPITRAGGAVIGVQCHYQRFQNASSSALKPTWVPYASMEAGEEVFVFSLKLMTDDWSYERPSNSYFLGDVINVEASVKVYNHVPLRVFVDRCMATQVPDVNALPRYLFIENHGCLVDAKVTASSSRFMPRSQEDKIRFQLEAFMFQGGSSPSIYMTCVLKATLASAPSDALHKSCSLPMGGLLLMGTTRFVVAVTQHVVLMVELLLLLLEVGRCFQWEGKASLGPVVVQEHKKTLAGLQ from the exons ATGGGTCCTCTGCAATGTGTGTTAGTGCTGGTTGTGCTTGTGGTGTTTGATCTGAAGAATGCTTTTGGAAGTTTGAGTTCCAGTCAAAGTCCAAAAAGCAAGAAGCATCAATCATATCCAGCTTCCAGAGTGACTGTTTCTTCTCAAGTGCTCGGGAACACTTTGCAGAAGGCCTCTCTGTTTCAGAGTCTCGACTACAGAGGATTTGCACAAGAGCCTCTTGGTCTTCAGGAGAAGCAGGTGTTGCAGGGTCCAGTGAAGCCTTTGGACTGGAGGTTTCCCATTGTTCCAGAAGTGCCGAGTGAGATGGCGGTGGACTTCCATTTGAGGCAACCTGTGACCCCAAGTAGTGTAGCTATTCAATGCGGTGAGAACCGGATTCATGTGGAGGTACAGCAGGACTTGTTTAGCAATGGTGAACTGATCCAGCCATCTGGTCTAACTCTGGGAGGATGTCCTGTTGTCAGTTTGGTCCCAGGCTCTAAGGTGCTCTTCTTTGAGAATGAACTGCAGGACTGCAACAGTGTCTTGATG ATGACCAAGGATGAGCTTGTCTACACCTTTGCCCTTACCTACACTCCTGAGGCGTTTGCTGGCACTCCGATTACCCGTGCAGGTGGTGCAGTTATTGGAGTTCAATGCCACTATCAAAG GTTTCAAAATGCCAGCAGTAGTGCCTTGAAGCCAACTTGGGTCCCTTATGCCTCAATGGAGGCTGGTGAAGAAGTCTTTGTGTTCTCCCTGAAGCTCATGACTG ATGACTGGTCCTATGAGAGGCCTTCAAACTCTTACTTCCTGGGTGACGTTATTAATGTTGAGGCATCTGTGAAGGTATACAACCACGTCCctctgcgtgtgtttgtggaccGCTGTATGGCCACCCAAGTACCTGATGTGAACGCCCTTCCGAGATATTTGTTCATTGAGAATCATGG ATGTCTTGTGGATGCCAAGGTCACAGCTTCCAGCTCGCGCTTCATGCCTCGATCCCAGGAAGACAAAATCCGGTTCCAGCTGGAGGCCTTCATGTTCCAGGGGGGATCCAGTCCTTCT ATCTACATGACGTGTGTTCTGAAGGCCACTCTTGCTTCTGCACCTAGTGACGCGCTCCACAAATCCTGTTCTTTGCCAATGG GTGGCTTGCTGCTGATGGGAACAACCAGGTTTGTGGTTGCTGTGACTCAACATGTGGTCCTGATGGTGGAACTGCTGCTTCTCCTTTTGGAGGTAGGAAGGTGTTTTCAGTGGGAAGGGAAGGCCTCGCTCGGTCCTGTAGTGGTTCAAGAGCACAAGAAGACATTAGCTGGTCTTCAATAA
- the LOC113061031 gene encoding zona pellucida sperm-binding protein 3-like isoform X2 — protein MGPLQCVLVLVVLVVFDLKNAFGSLSSSQSPKSKKHQSYPASRVTVSSQVLGNTLQKASLFQSLDYRGFAQEPLGLQEKQVLQGPVKPLDWRFPIVPEVPSEMAVDFHLRQPVTPSSVAIQCGENRIHVEVQQDLFSNGELIQPSGLTLGGCPVVSLVPGSKVLFFENELQDCNSVLMMTKDELVYTFALTYTPEAFAGTPITRAGGAVIGVQCHYQRFQNASSSALKPTWVPYASMEAGEEVFVFSLKLMTDDWSYERPSNSYFLGDVINVEASVKMSCGCQGHSFQLALHASIPGRQNPVPAGGLHVPGGIQSFYLHDVCSEGHSCFCT, from the exons ATGGGTCCTCTGCAATGTGTGTTAGTGCTGGTTGTGCTTGTGGTGTTTGATCTGAAGAATGCTTTTGGAAGTTTGAGTTCCAGTCAAAGTCCAAAAAGCAAGAAGCATCAATCATATCCAGCTTCCAGAGTGACTGTTTCTTCTCAAGTGCTCGGGAACACTTTGCAGAAGGCCTCTCTGTTTCAGAGTCTCGACTACAGAGGATTTGCACAAGAGCCTCTTGGTCTTCAGGAGAAGCAGGTGTTGCAGGGTCCAGTGAAGCCTTTGGACTGGAGGTTTCCCATTGTTCCAGAAGTGCCGAGTGAGATGGCGGTGGACTTCCATTTGAGGCAACCTGTGACCCCAAGTAGTGTAGCTATTCAATGCGGTGAGAACCGGATTCATGTGGAGGTACAGCAGGACTTGTTTAGCAATGGTGAACTGATCCAGCCATCTGGTCTAACTCTGGGAGGATGTCCTGTTGTCAGTTTGGTCCCAGGCTCTAAGGTGCTCTTCTTTGAGAATGAACTGCAGGACTGCAACAGTGTCTTGATG ATGACCAAGGATGAGCTTGTCTACACCTTTGCCCTTACCTACACTCCTGAGGCGTTTGCTGGCACTCCGATTACCCGTGCAGGTGGTGCAGTTATTGGAGTTCAATGCCACTATCAAAG GTTTCAAAATGCCAGCAGTAGTGCCTTGAAGCCAACTTGGGTCCCTTATGCCTCAATGGAGGCTGGTGAAGAAGTCTTTGTGTTCTCCCTGAAGCTCATGACTG ATGACTGGTCCTATGAGAGGCCTTCAAACTCTTACTTCCTGGGTGACGTTATTAATGTTGAGGCATCTGTGAAG ATGTCTTGTGGATGCCAAGGTCACAGCTTCCAGCTCGCGCTTCATGCCTCGATCCCAGGAAGACAAAATCCGGTTCCAGCTGGAGGCCTTCATGTTCCAGGGGGGATCCAGTCCTTCT ATCTACATGACGTGTGTTCTGAAGGCCACTCTTGCTTCTGCACCTAG